The following are encoded together in the Adhaeribacter arboris genome:
- a CDS encoding DUF4905 domain-containing protein produces the protein MAGIRLEASSPQQQFLLTFESPIWQIRVDYEQGLLAFELRDSDRLQVEFAVLNLQNGQLSAPYRAPENWWMGLEDAYGRMLFLHGFGNRAIGTHQGITAVSADSYQILWQQDQTVFYGLADNSRIIARPVKAENEFFQALNAQTGVILETNINPVEAQAAVTSFNRSRTSKSNYPVHYPATSEHFALLSQFIFSHSERQGQGAIDYLETEKYLILGYNEVVAKGKWQNILGVYSATEGTLLLEEVLTASASGLVRDTFFVINNTLLFIKAKNTLVGYFV, from the coding sequence TATTCGTTTGGAAGCAAGTTCTCCGCAACAACAATTTTTGCTCACCTTTGAATCGCCTATCTGGCAAATTCGGGTAGATTATGAACAAGGGTTATTAGCGTTCGAACTCCGCGACAGCGATCGTTTACAAGTGGAATTTGCCGTACTAAATTTACAAAACGGCCAGCTTAGCGCTCCTTACCGGGCACCCGAAAACTGGTGGATGGGTTTAGAAGATGCTTACGGGCGAATGCTGTTTTTGCATGGTTTTGGCAATCGGGCTATTGGCACGCACCAAGGTATTACCGCCGTTTCTGCCGACTCGTACCAAATTTTATGGCAGCAGGATCAAACGGTTTTTTACGGATTAGCCGATAATTCTCGAATTATAGCTCGGCCGGTTAAAGCAGAAAACGAGTTTTTTCAGGCTTTAAATGCCCAAACCGGGGTTATCTTGGAAACAAATATTAATCCGGTAGAAGCTCAGGCAGCGGTTACTAGTTTTAACCGATCACGAACTTCTAAAAGTAATTACCCGGTTCACTATCCAGCAACCAGTGAGCATTTTGCTTTGCTGAGTCAATTCATTTTCTCGCATTCGGAGCGGCAGGGCCAGGGCGCTATTGATTACCTGGAAACAGAAAAATATTTAATTTTAGGTTATAACGAGGTCGTAGCAAAGGGCAAGTGGCAAAATATTTTAGGAGTTTACTCCGCGACTGAAGGCACGTTGTTGTTGGAAGAAGTTTTAACGGCTTCTGCTTCCGGCTTAGTTCGGGATACTTTTTTTGTAATAAATAATACTCTGCTGTTTATAAAAGCAAAAAATACATTGGTAGGGTATTTCGTTTAA
- a CDS encoding septal ring lytic transglycosylase RlpA family protein: MMKFLVAALCLLAAVSVSNSYAIATPLDSIKIIANGNKLIRHQVQAKETIFSVARKYGVTVTKIKQTNPGLTTLLVGQVIFVPVATATGNPSKTINVTKTPVKKENKTAPVSPTIGGPVLFDGQGNQVHKVDSKQTLFSIARLYNVRIADLKKWNNLPDDNVHDNQTLIVKPQASSGKAIANSPVEPVIPVKPETTAVTQTPVVVSRPETIPVDHTAVRREDSIRAAAPRETFSRVTESGLAELISEGKSGNKYLALHKTAPVGSFINVRNLMNNQAVSVRVIGKLPDIGSNEKVVVKVSKRAYQRLGALDNRFMVEVQYEVADKVLSSNQ, encoded by the coding sequence ATGATGAAGTTTTTAGTAGCGGCTTTGTGTTTGTTAGCAGCAGTGTCTGTAAGCAATTCTTATGCGATTGCAACTCCTCTTGATTCGATAAAAATAATTGCTAATGGTAATAAATTGATCCGGCACCAAGTGCAGGCCAAAGAAACCATTTTTTCTGTGGCCCGGAAATATGGCGTAACCGTAACCAAAATAAAGCAAACAAATCCGGGATTAACCACGCTACTGGTAGGTCAGGTAATTTTCGTTCCAGTGGCAACCGCCACGGGTAATCCATCTAAAACAATTAACGTAACGAAAACGCCGGTTAAAAAAGAAAATAAAACTGCGCCCGTATCTCCTACAATTGGTGGTCCGGTTTTGTTCGATGGGCAAGGAAACCAGGTCCATAAAGTAGATAGCAAACAAACTTTATTTTCAATTGCCCGCTTGTATAATGTGCGTATTGCCGACCTTAAAAAATGGAATAATCTGCCGGACGATAACGTGCACGATAACCAGACGTTAATTGTGAAGCCCCAGGCCTCTTCTGGAAAAGCAATAGCCAATTCTCCGGTAGAACCCGTCATTCCCGTTAAACCTGAAACAACAGCTGTAACTCAAACGCCGGTGGTAGTTTCCCGGCCCGAAACCATACCCGTCGATCATACAGCGGTACGCCGCGAAGATAGCATAAGAGCGGCTGCGCCCCGGGAAACTTTTTCGAGGGTAACGGAAAGTGGTTTGGCCGAATTAATCAGCGAAGGAAAATCGGGTAATAAATACTTGGCCTTGCATAAAACCGCTCCCGTAGGCTCCTTTATAAACGTTCGTAACCTGATGAATAATCAAGCAGTTTCGGTTCGGGTAATCGGTAAATTGCCCGATATTGGTTCGAATGAAAAAGTAGTGGTGAAGGTTTCGAAACGGGCTTATCAACGCTTGGGAGCTTTGGATAACCGCTTTATGGTGGAAGTGCAATACGAGGTAGCTGATAAAGTTTTATCTTCGAACCAGTAA